Proteins found in one Zea mays cultivar B73 chromosome 1, Zm-B73-REFERENCE-NAM-5.0, whole genome shotgun sequence genomic segment:
- the LOC100282654 gene encoding protein binding protein isoform X1, translating to MPAPSLPHGRHWAPCHSIVAAPLLIAFELLLCIYLESIRVRNHPSFDLKIVFLPLLAFEAIILIDNFRMCRALMPGDEESMSDEAIWETLPHFWVAISMVFLIAATTFTLLKLSGDVGALGWWDLFINYGIAECFAFLVCTRWFNPMIHKSPTHGEASSSSAAIRYRDWESGLVLPSLEDHEQEKLCGLPDIGGHVMKIPLVAFQVLLCMRLEGTPPSARYIPIFALFSPLFILQGAGVLFSLARLVEKVVLLLRNGPVSPNYLTASSKVRDCFAFLHHGSRLLGWWSIDEGSKEEQARLFYTESTGYNTFCGYPPEVVRKMPKKDLAEEVWRLQAALGEQSEITKCTKQEYERLQNEKVLCRICYEGEICMVLLPCRHRTLCKSCAEKCKKCPICRVPIEERMPVYDV from the exons ATGCCTGCCCCTTCATTACCTCATGGCCGTCAT TGGGCACCATGTCATTCGATTGTTGCAGCGCCTTTACTAATTGCGTTCGAGCTGCTTCTCTGCATATATCTTGAAAGCATAAGAG TTAGAAATCATCCATCTTTTGATCTGAAGATTGTGTTCCTTCCTCTGTTGGCCTTTGAAGCAATTATCCTTATTGACAATTTTAG AATGTGTAGAGCTTTAATGCctggagatgaagaaagcatgaGTGATGAAGCTATTTGGGAGACGCTTCCT CATTTTTGGGTTGCAATTTCAATGGTGTTTCTTATAGCTGCTACAACATTCACCCTTCTCAAGCTGTCTG GTGATGTTGGTGCTTTGGGCTGGTGGGATTTGTTTATAAATTATGG GATTGCGGAATGCTTTGCATTTCTTGTCTGTACAAGATGGTTTAATCCCATGATTCATAAGTCCCCCACTCATGGGGAGGCTAGCTCATCATCAGCGGCAATTAGGTACCGTGATTGGGAAAGTGGTCTTGTCCTCCCATCACTAGAAGATCACGAACAAGAGAAGCTTTGTGGTCTACCTGACATTGGGGGCCATGTAATGAAAATACCTCTTGTGGCTTTCCAAGTATTGCTTTGTATGCGGTTGGAG GGCACACCACCAAGCGCTCGCTACATCCCAATATTTGCTCTTTTCTCGCCACTATTTATTCTGCAAGGTGCTGGTGTTCTTTTCTCTCTAGCAAGATTAGTGGAGAAGGTTGTTCTGCTATTGCGTAATGGACCAGTTAGTCCTAATTACCTTACAGCCTCATCAAAAGTTCGcgattgctttgcttttcttcatCATGGTTCAAG GCTTCTTGGTTGGTGGTCTATTGATGAAGGGAGCAAGGAAGAACAAGCCCGGTTATTTTATACTGAATCTACTGG GTACAATACCTTTTGTGGCTATCCGCCAGAGGTGGTTAGGAAAATGCCTAAAAAGGACCTTGCAGAAGAG GTTTGGAGGCTACAGGCAGCTTTGGGAGAACAATCTGAAATCACCAAGTGTACCAAACAGGAATATGAAAGGCTTCAAAAT GAGAAGGTTCTTTGTAGGATTTGTTATGAGGGGGAGATATGCATGGTGCTACTTCCCTGCCGGCACAGAACTTTATGCAA ATCTTGTGCTGAGAAATGCAAGAAGTGTCCAATCTGCCGTGTGCCAATTGAAGAGCGCATGCCTGTATATGATGTTTAA
- the LOC100282654 gene encoding protein binding protein, whose amino-acid sequence MQRRRGHTWAGVGKTAQAASAHAALFCFTLLLALRVDGRTTYSWWIIFIPLWLFHGIVARGRFSMPAPSLPHGRHWAPCHSIVAAPLLIAFELLLCIYLESIRVRNHPSFDLKIVFLPLLAFEAIILIDNFRMCRALMPGDEESMSDEAIWETLPHFWVAISMVFLIAATTFTLLKLSGDVGALGWWDLFINYGIAECFAFLVCTRWFNPMIHKSPTHGEASSSSAAIRYRDWESGLVLPSLEDHEQEKLCGLPDIGGHVMKIPLVAFQVLLCMRLEGTPPSARYIPIFALFSPLFILQGAGVLFSLARLVEKVVLLLRNGPVSPNYLTASSKVRDCFAFLHHGSRLLGWWSIDEGSKEEQARLFYTESTGYNTFCGYPPEVVRKMPKKDLAEEVWRLQAALGEQSEITKCTKQEYERLQNEKVLCRICYEGEICMVLLPCRHRTLCKSCAEKCKKCPICRVPIEERMPVYDV is encoded by the exons ATGCAGCGGCGGCGGGGGCACACGTGGGCGGGGGTGGGGAAGACGGCCCAGGCGGCGTCGGCGCACGCCGCGCTCTTCTGCTTCACTCTCCTCCTCGCGCTCAGGGTCGACGGACGCACCACATACTCCTGGTG GATAATATTCATTCCACTATGGCTCTTTCATGGTATTGTTGCGCGTGGAAGGTTTTCAATGCCTGCCCCTTCATTACCTCATGGCCGTCAT TGGGCACCATGTCATTCGATTGTTGCAGCGCCTTTACTAATTGCGTTCGAGCTGCTTCTCTGCATATATCTTGAAAGCATAAGAG TTAGAAATCATCCATCTTTTGATCTGAAGATTGTGTTCCTTCCTCTGTTGGCCTTTGAAGCAATTATCCTTATTGACAATTTTAG AATGTGTAGAGCTTTAATGCctggagatgaagaaagcatgaGTGATGAAGCTATTTGGGAGACGCTTCCT CATTTTTGGGTTGCAATTTCAATGGTGTTTCTTATAGCTGCTACAACATTCACCCTTCTCAAGCTGTCTG GTGATGTTGGTGCTTTGGGCTGGTGGGATTTGTTTATAAATTATGG GATTGCGGAATGCTTTGCATTTCTTGTCTGTACAAGATGGTTTAATCCCATGATTCATAAGTCCCCCACTCATGGGGAGGCTAGCTCATCATCAGCGGCAATTAGGTACCGTGATTGGGAAAGTGGTCTTGTCCTCCCATCACTAGAAGATCACGAACAAGAGAAGCTTTGTGGTCTACCTGACATTGGGGGCCATGTAATGAAAATACCTCTTGTGGCTTTCCAAGTATTGCTTTGTATGCGGTTGGAG GGCACACCACCAAGCGCTCGCTACATCCCAATATTTGCTCTTTTCTCGCCACTATTTATTCTGCAAGGTGCTGGTGTTCTTTTCTCTCTAGCAAGATTAGTGGAGAAGGTTGTTCTGCTATTGCGTAATGGACCAGTTAGTCCTAATTACCTTACAGCCTCATCAAAAGTTCGcgattgctttgcttttcttcatCATGGTTCAAG GCTTCTTGGTTGGTGGTCTATTGATGAAGGGAGCAAGGAAGAACAAGCCCGGTTATTTTATACTGAATCTACTGG GTACAATACCTTTTGTGGCTATCCGCCAGAGGTGGTTAGGAAAATGCCTAAAAAGGACCTTGCAGAAGAG GTTTGGAGGCTACAGGCAGCTTTGGGAGAACAATCTGAAATCACCAAGTGTACCAAACAGGAATATGAAAGGCTTCAAAAT GAGAAGGTTCTTTGTAGGATTTGTTATGAGGGGGAGATATGCATGGTGCTACTTCCCTGCCGGCACAGAACTTTATGCAA ATCTTGTGCTGAGAAATGCAAGAAGTGTCCAATCTGCCGTGTGCCAATTGAAGAGCGCATGCCTGTATATGATGTTTAA